A segment of the Ipomoea triloba cultivar NCNSP0323 chromosome 1, ASM357664v1 genome:
TTTATAGCACTATATTGCACCATCAAtatgaatatgttttttttttggtagattCAACTAAGGGTAAATTACTTGATTGGTCTATACGCTTCAATATTATCAATGGTATTGCTCGTGGGCTGTTATACCTTCACCAAGATTCTCGATTAAGGATAATtcatagagatctcaaagccagCAACGTCTTGCTTGATAATGACATGAATCCAAAAATATCGGATTTTGGCTTAGCTAGAAGTGTGGGAGGGAATGAGGTTGGAGCAAACACAAGCCACGTGGTGGGAACACAGTACGTATCTGTCTTTATTCTCATCGTTAACATCAATCATGcttaaagatatataatttctttgATTGAATGATACAGTGGTTATATGTCTCCGGAATATGCAGTAGACGGGCTCTTCTCAGTCAAATCAGATGTATTTAGCTTTGGAGTTCTTGTCCTTGAAATTATCAGTGGCAAGAGAAATCGAGGATTTTCTCACCAAGATCACTACCATAATCTTCTTGGCCACGTAGGTGTTCCATCATACATAAATCTCCCAATTTGCAAAGCTATCAAATAAAGTCTAATTTTTCTTCAAACTTAACAGGCATGGATGCTTTACAAGAAAGAGAGATCAATGGAATTACCAGATGACCATTTGGCTGTTTCATGCGATGCATCACAAGTTGAACGGTCAGTTCATATAGGTCTGCTATGCGTGCAGCAATGTGCAGATGACAGACCAAACATGTCTTCTGTGGTTATGATGTTGgctaatgaaaatttattattaccTGAAGCTAAAGAGCCTGGTTTTTTTACTGAAAGAAGGATAGCAACTTCAGAATATTCTTCCAGCACTCAAGGAGGGAGTTCAGTAAACGAAGTCTCCATTTCTCTCCTAGATCCCCGCTAAGATTAAGTGACACAAACACATTATATTTCTCTCaatcttattattatgattCTTGAAATAGGTTTATCCTTTATGTTTTACTTGCAAATCACCAAAgtacattttcatttattttttgtttttgttttattttggtACCTCCATAAATACACTTTTCTTGGTTCGTTATTTGTTACTTTTAATCTTTTgactattattttctttatgttCCTCTAAGTCTAAATACACACTATTGTTACTAAAAATAACTCGTAGTCAAAAAAACCGTAacaaaatgtaattattttcttttgccACCTAACCTTAAAATCACAAGAAGCATTATACAAAGCATATTTTCTTTTGTCACCTAACCTTAAAATTGCAAGAAACATTATacaaagcacaaagagtcaatatcataCCCATTGTGGTGGAACTCACAATCTCCCACATGAGAGAGCAACTTGGTGTTattggaccacaaggtctttgtcAAAATTTATACTTCTTATTTGGTATTGTTTTGTGTCGTTGTGGTGGCAACTGTCATTTGCCTTTAAACGTAGTTTTGTTCAAGTTTGCCTTATGGATGAGAACACGCTTATGGGAACAGTATTAATGGCAACGAAGACTAAGATGACGACCCAtcctttttccaattttcccCGTCTATCACTCACCCCAATTTATGGACTATATTTTTGATCGATTCAATACACCCGAAAGTAAAATAATAGTGTTAGATGCCTTAATTTTCGTGGGATTTTGTTTCACACACTGGTTCAGATAAAAAGATGTGGGGATTTGAAATGGAGAGGATATAGTTGATTGGTGATTGATTGAACTTAATGAAACACAAACCAAATCCTATAACCCACAAAGACGACGACCCATCCTTTTTCCCTGTCTACCACTCATCAGAGCCCAATTTGATTGCCCGAATtcccctttttccttttgtattaaaaatcaaaattgttgtATGAATATTACAGATTACCTTTACTATATGTACAGACATGCAGTGGGCTCCAAATGTACATGTTTTCTTCTCATCTCTTTCCGTTTATATTTGCAGGCTTCATCAGCTCTTGAGAACAACAATGTACTGTTACATTTTCACAATAAATTTGtgtctctctctccctcttctCTTTCCATGCATGCACTTTCTGAGCTTTCTCTTACTTGCCCAACTCTTCAATCTCTAAGTGTGTGTGCCCATTCCATGATCCCGGCATGTCAGCTTTAAAAGCCCCTGCAACAGCGCGGCCAAATCATTCATGTTCAATTCATTCTACAGAATGAAGGTAATTTAAGTTGATCGAACCTGGATTCCCATCGTCTTCTACTTCTCGAAACATGCTGTTTTGTTCCTTCAAGGGATGAGGGTTACCTAGAGTGACTGAACTACTTCTTCTGAACTGACAATAAGCCGATGTCACTTTATGGTAGATCTCTTTCATCCGCCCTTCCTGTTCGTCCTTCCTATCCATGTCAACAAGGATCTGCATTCCAGAATAATATTGCAGAAGATAAACAATTAGAGGCGTCTCTAAATTTTTTTCGCAAACAGGTTTCTGATAAGTGCAAGTACCTGTGCAGGGTTGTTTCTGAATACCGGATGAAACCTTTGCCTGCAATACTCGTTGAAAAGGAGTGTGCAGATTATCAAAGGAAACGTGAAGCCCGATGCCACAGTCGATTTTTTGAGCCCGAAGACTCCCAAAGCTATGATTTGTGTCAACACCAATGAGAAGATCGTTGCCTTGTGCACAATGATCCAATAAAGACCCCCGGTCTGGTACTTTGTAGCATATACGTTGAGAATCTGAAAAGTTTAATTTGCACGCAGCATATATAACGGGAGCAATGGAGGTTAATTATTCGGATATGCAGACAgcgtaaaataaataaaagatcaGACTTACCTGATTGCGGTATACAATGTAAGCAAGGGCAAAGTAAACCAGCAACGGGAGCAAAATTAGAGGTGCGAGGATAGAACAGGTATATCCGAGGAGCGCAAGGAGGAGGATCCTAGGAAATTCAGTGTGATATGGGAATGTCATGGTTCCATAAGTTGACTCATCCTTGTTCGAGAGAATATATCTATAGAAAAGGTTGCAGAGAATTCCGAATGGTTGCATCAGTTCACAGAACAAACTTGCCCACCCCGACGTCATAACATAAGTTATAAAGAAGGTCGCCTGCAAAATATTAAATCACTGTCACACACTCGCAACAAACCATCCATTCTGTGAGagagagcgagagagagagagagagataaccGTAGTTGGAACTGCTGTGGCAAGGAGGTTAGGTAAGTCTCTCAGATTTTTACCCAGCTGAGCAATAGCACTCCATCCATCGATTACAGACCCTGAAATTGTCTGTGCGAAGAAAACATTCCAAATCATGAAGTACAAAATCTTAACGCATGCACTCTTCTTCCTGCCACTACGTGAGATTGAGCCTTCCATCGTAGAAAACAACATCATTATCGGAGGAACCATGTAAGAAAACAATATTAACACGACACTTGGTAGATATCCTGTAACAAGTTGAACGACCAACTTCCTGCAAGTAAAGAAAAGAAACACAATCTGAGATGATGCTGAATTCTAGGATTAATAGCTAGCTAGCCATAAGACAATATCCGGATAGGAATACTTCACCTCTTCAACGACCCTTTTAGAAATGGAAATGCATGCTGCAGCTTATCAAGATGAACAAGGCCTTGGGTTAGAGACACTGGCACAAGGAAGAAGGCCACGAAGAAGAAGGAAGCCacaagaataataattttacgAATCCAAAGAAGCCTATACGGTACGTAAATGTTTGACCAATACATATCTCTTGGTTCTGGAGCAAGATCTGTAACCCATAACATTGGATTTGGAGATTTAATGCCCTGTGAAGCAACCGAAGCAGCATACCGAGTCCTGAAAAAAACTAAAGCAGCTGCACAttcctacaaaaaaaaaaaaaaaatcatttgcacACTTATGTTAGGATCCTGTTTACCTAAAACGAAAATGAGCAACTTGACACTTCCATTTTGCGCACAGAAGGGACGGAAGCAGAGAATTTTATTAGTGGGGAAAAAAAGTGTAATTCTTATAACCACTATTTAATAGCATGCTATGTCTATTCTTATAAGCAAGTACTAATACTGGGGAGAAACACAATTAGCAAATAAAGTTAGGGCCACAACTAGAAAGACATGCAAAGTTTCAAAGCATCTATTACCTGATCTCTAAAATGCGAAACAAAATCACTACTTTCTTGATCACTTTCAGAGGAGGAATCACTAGTAAGGATCCTGAAAGATGCTGATGTTCCACCACAGATGCCGCATCTCAATAATCTCCCATGCCTTTGAGGGGTTGATTTTAGCATCCTATAAAATTTTTCTGCATCGGTCTGCGGTTATATACACACAATATCAACCATTAATCAACAGAAACTCACAATTTGTATTTTGAACAACTATACTGGCTAGCAGAAGgggaatatttaatttagtacaATACTTATTTTCCCTCATTCATGGCACCCAAGAATACTATGCCTTATTTGCCAGCACGCATGTAGTCAATAATTTCAtaaacagcaaaaaaaaaaaacaaaaaaaacgcAAGCAGCTGAATCAAAAGTCGAAAGGGGTCAAATCTTTGTCCTCAGTGGCTCAGCAGCATAATCTATGAGGCTAGATCTAATGCCTTCATAACAATGATTCAAGCTTGATTCCAAATAATCCAACAATGGCTGGGTAAGGTTCTGATCAATTTTAGCATGACAAGCCCATCACCATGGTTGTGCAACTATTTTCTTAGACCATGACTACAATGTAGTGTGTCTAAGCCAAATAACAAGCATGACGTTCCCAGGATAAGAAacatatatcaaattaaagaaaaaatctttttccaaaaaaaaaaaaaaaatcataaaaccatCAGCAAACAGTCAGAAAAAGGTCTATCAGATACTTACCACCAGTTTCTGAACAACACCCGACCGGTATATGATTTGATGAGATAAATAGCTTGATGAATAATAACTTGTAAAGAATTTTGCCACCAGCTCACTGTATGCTTCTTCTTCAGACCATGGGACACCACGAACAAGAACCGTGAAATAAGATGGGTTGGAAACAGATGAACTAATGTAAGCCAACCTCATTTTCGTGATGTATTTGAATTCCTAAGAAAAAGTGGCAAATCTTCAATGATGAAAGAAACAGATACTTCTTGAAAGCTTATGTGTTCTGTGggtgtaaaaaaaattacagtaaTAGATAACAGATATGGCCTTGAATATCCTTACAAAGTATAGGAGAATGCAAGTAGAGAATGAAATCACGTATAACGCTAGGCAATGAGCCCAAAGCCTGACAAGGAAAATTGAAGACAACAAAAGTAAGAACAATTGCAAACATAAAAAGATGGGAAGCAGGAGGTAAATAAAAAGTTCAAACAATGGCAAGTTTGTACAGTATGGATCGCATTATAATAAATCCATCCAAGATACAGTAATAATTTCTCCATAGACAACAAAATTAACTCTGATTGCTTGCAAAATCTGTCCTCGCGTCCTTAGAATGGTGTTTGTTAAGATACAATCAAATGATGGCCATTGGGTCAAAAGATACAaccaaataatttttcaaacaaatggTAGACATTTAGTCAAATGCAGGTTATCTTACATAGTGCACCAATGTTTGTAAATTTGAAAAGATAACATCCTAATTCATCTGAAAACTCAGGGTTGAAATGATGTAGATTGTCAATATCAGAAGATATATGTATCATACCACTGAGATCCTTCCTTGACATTTTCAATGGTGAAAATCTCCAATGAGTCCCCAGGAACCAACTCGTGTGCTACATCCTGCCCGAAATAGTTGAGTGGCAGCACAAGGAAAAGGCAAATGGAAGCAGCAATGGAGAATATTCGGATACTGTACATAATAAAGCACAGTTAAATGTAAGCAGTGGAGGATCAAAGTAAAGCAGTAGAGAAGGTAAGAACAGTTGAAAGCAAAGACCTAAGAAAGATGAAGGCAATCATATGCAGCTCTTAGATAAGTGTTCAATATGAATTTCAAGAATGAAAATTGTTGATGTTGGCATAACGTTACAAGGTTTAGTGTGAAGGAAAACAATCCCTCATATCATCTGTACCTCAGTATATTTCAGCATCAGAACCAAAAACAATCCTTCTCAACCAAAGCATTAAAACAGTCATGGCTGATTGATCTAATATCCATTAATAGATTCCTTTGTCTAATATAATTTCGCGGTGAGTACTACTAAGTAGTGAAAACttacaaaaactaaaaataaagacaacaaagaatttgaggaaaaattaatttagtaaaaaagaaacaatatgAAATCACCTGAAAACAATTGTACGATCAAAGACCAGAGCATCCAAGCCTCCAGCAGCATGTATTTCTTCATCAGTTGACTCCCATGCCTTCAGTATCCAACTAGGAGAAGGGACAAATCGTTCAAAACAAAGAGGGTCAGGACGCTTTAGTCCCGCATGAGAAAGCTTCTGTCCAAAGTACACACTGAACAGGCTTGGTTGCTTCCTTAAAACTGAATACAGAATGAAACAAACCACACACACTACTGTGTTGATACCAGCAGAGGTTAAGAGTGCAGATAGAATCATCTTTGTTCAGAATACAATACGTAATCTTAGGGCAACTCATTTGCAAAATCATCCATCAAAGGCAAAGAGTTGCCACAAAATAAGCCCCGGTGTTCTCAGAAGCCTAGAAGCTGCAAAAGTAAAATAACAAAATCTTAAAAAGTTAAGTTCTTTTCTCTGTTGGTACAGGCAGTtatcaaaatgaatttatatatataaaaaaaaattatgcataaTGACAAACCACAGAGCATACAGAAGCAAACAAGCAACAATCCGTTGCCATGTCCCCAACTTATAAATGATTTCTCATAGAAGAGCAGAGCAATAACTTGTTTCAATTGGCTTCAACT
Coding sequences within it:
- the LOC116022060 gene encoding CSC1-like protein RXW8; this translates as MILSALLTSAGINTVVCVVCFILYSVLRKQPSLFSVYFGQKLSHAGLKRPDPLCFERFVPSPSWILKAWESTDEEIHAAGGLDALVFDRTIVFSIRIFSIAASICLFLVLPLNYFGQDVAHELVPGDSLEIFTIENVKEGSQWLWAHCLALYVISFSTCILLYFEFKYITKMRLAYISSSVSNPSYFTVLVRGVPWSEEEAYSELVAKFFTSYYSSSYLSHQIIYRSGVVQKLVTDAEKFYRMLKSTPQRHGRLLRCGICGGTSASFRILTSDSSSESDQESSDFVSHFRDQECAAALVFFRTRYAASVASQGIKSPNPMLWVTDLAPEPRDMYWSNIYVPYRLLWIRKIIILVASFFFVAFFLVPVSLTQGLVHLDKLQHAFPFLKGSLKRKLVVQLVTGYLPSVVLILFSYMVPPIMMLFSTMEGSISRSGRKKSACVKILYFMIWNVFFAQTISGSVIDGWSAIAQLGKNLRDLPNLLATAVPTTATFFITYVMTSGWASLFCELMQPFGILCNLFYRYILSNKDESTYGTMTFPYHTEFPRILLLALLGYTCSILAPLILLPLLVYFALAYIVYRNQILNVYATKYQTGGLYWIIVHKATIFSLVLTQIIALGVFGLKKSTVASGFTFPLIICTLLFNEYCRQRFHPVFRNNPAQILVDMDRKDEQEGRMKEIYHKVTSAYCQFRRSSSVTLGNPHPLKEQNSMFREVEDDGNPGAFKADMPGSWNGHTHLEIEELGK